One genomic segment of Styela clava chromosome 3, kaStyClav1.hap1.2, whole genome shotgun sequence includes these proteins:
- the LOC120341938 gene encoding uncharacterized protein LOC120341938, translated as MGQRQTIVCLSSSVDPEEDNSLGTPVDPPKFLHVINGDPTPEETAKGAKTSYQKKKTVRNTKCKPRIRGQYGYRMPPRSQGQRSSTVIPVKHNLKLWGTFGCHVKPRSGGVVAMTSTESCRELRCTRMTDFDHRMTAG; from the exons ATGGGCCAACGCCAAACTATTGTATGCTTATCCTCATCGGTGGATCCCGAAGAGGACAACTCATTGGGTACTCCTGTGGACCCGCCAAAGTTTTTACACGTGATCAATGG TGATCCCACTCCCGAAGAGACGGCGAAGGGGGCGAAGACAAGTTATCAAAAAAAGAAGACG GTTCGAAATACAAAATGCAAACCGCGAATTCGTGGACAATATGGATACCGTATGCCACCAAGAAGTCAAGGTCAAAGGTCATCCACG GTTATTCCTGTCAAACACAATTTGAAGCTTTGGGGTACATTTGGATGCCACGTGAAACCACGAAGCGGCGGAGTGGTAGCCATG ACATCAACTGAATCTTGCAGAGAGCTCCGTTGCACACGTATGACCGATTTCG aTCACCGCATGACAGCGGGATGA